In the Carassius auratus strain Wakin chromosome 50, ASM336829v1, whole genome shotgun sequence genome, one interval contains:
- the psma1 gene encoding proteasome subunit alpha type-1 — MFRNQYDNDVTVWSPQGRIHQIEYAMEAVKQGSATVGLKSRSHAVLVALKRAQSELAAHQKKILHVDSHVGISIAGLTADARLLCNFMRQECLDSRFVFDRPLPVSRLVSLIGSKTQIPTQRYGRRPYGVGLLIAGYDDMGPHIFQTCPSANYFDCKAMSIGARSQSARTYLERHMEAFLDCDLNELVQHGLRALRETLPAEQDLTTKNVSIGIVGKETEFTIYDDDDVAKFLEGLEERPQRRVAQPADEAAPAVPDEPMET; from the exons ATG tttcggAACCAGTATGACAATGATGTGACCGTGTGGAGTCCGCAG GGTCGCATTCATCAGATCGAGTATGCGATGGAGGCAGTTAAGCAGGGTTCAGCCACCGTCGGCCTCAAATCACGCTCTCACGCTGTTCTCGTGGCCCTCAAG AGAGCTCAGTCTGAACTGGCCGCCCATCAGAAGAAGATCCTGCATGTGGACAGTCACGTGGGCATTTCAATCGCAGGACTGACGGCAGATGCCAGACTCCTCTG CAACTTCATGCGGCAGGAGTGTCTGGACTCCAGGTTCGTCTTCGATAGACCTCTTCCTGTGTCTCGACTGGTCTCGCTCATTGGAAGCA AGACTCAGATTCCCACGCAGCGGTACGGCAGACGGCCGTATGGAGTGGGGCTGCTGATCGCAGGATATGAT GACATGGGACCGCACATCTTCCAGACGTGCCCCTCAGCCAATTACTTTGACTGTAAAGCCATGTCGATCGGCGCTCGCTCGCAGTCGGCCCGCACGTACCTGGAGAGACACATGGAGGCCTTCCTGGACT GTGATCTGAATGAGCTGGTGCAGCACGGTCTGCGTGCGCTGCGCGAGACTCTCCCTGCTGAACAGGATCTGACCACAAAG AATGTGTCCATTGGGATTGTGGGAAAGGAAACGGAGTTCACCATCTATGACGATGACGATGTGGCAAAGTTCCTGGAGGGTCTGGAGGAGAGACCCCAGAGAAGG GTGGCCCAGCCAGCAGATGAAGCGGCTCCAGCTGTACCTGATGAACCCATGGAGACCTAA
- the ric3b gene encoding protein RIC-3b isoform X2, with amino-acid sequence MFQTPSARLLILFSTYVSHICCLMLSFSCDAEMTLSGGRILYDLHQRGGKPQFSGPAGHFPPMPHRAPVSEERRHFSKAHNPEAIARAKGAATGASTGGKSNLAGQIIPIYGFGILLYILYILFKITSKGKTAKPPKSRFTAVRSENMKRKITDFELAQLQDRLNETKDVIERIISTASAGSDSIGGAVAMDEEQQLLYQLQEITRVMQEGQFVDTVPANPDHSCDREWDGLPGNGGKELNERFCSVHSPHTSANAQMREETSAEMKRPDEQSLSDPDENTDGNRNTKIEDISLCSSDSQSQPETETLIGSDITSGPVSEHSIIRRRNKQ; translated from the exons ATGTTCCAAACACCTTCGGCAAggcttttaattttattttctacgTATGTGTCACACATTTGTTGTTTAATGTTATCGTTTTCCTGTGACGCTGAAATGACACTCAGTGGAGGAAGAATATTATATGATCTTCATCAGCGCGGAGGAAAGCCACAGTTCTCAG GGCCCGCAGGTCACTTTCCTCCCATGCCACACCGAGCGCCTGTATCTGAGGAGCGGAGGCACTTCTCCAAAGCCCACAACCCTGAAGCCATCGCCCGGGCCAAAGGAGCCGCTACTGGAGCCAGCACCGGAGGAAAGTCCAACCTCGCAGGGCAGATCATTCCCATCTACGGCTTCGGGATCTTACTCTACATCCTTTACATTCTGTTTAAG ATCACGTCCAAAGGCAAAACAGCGAAACCTCCAAAGAGCCGATTCACTGCTGTCAGATCAGAAAACATGAAGAGGAAAATAA ctgatTTTGAGCTGGCTCAGCTGCAGGACAGACTGAATGAGACGAAGGATGTGATCGAGAGAATCATTTCTACAGCCAGCGCTGgctcagacag TATTGGAGGAGCGGTGGCCATGGATGAGGAGCAGCAGTTACTGTACCAGCTGCAGGAGATCACACGCGTCATGCAGGAGGGACAGTTCGTGGACACAGTCCCAGCAAACCCTGACCACTCCTGCGACCGTGAGTGGGACG GTCTTCCTGGGAACGGTGGGAAGGAGCTTAATGAGCGTTTCTGTAGTGTCCATTCGCCTCACACGAGCGCAAACGCTCAGATGAGAGAAGAGACGAGTGCGGAGATGAAGCGTCCTGATGAACAGTCTCTCAGTGACCCTGATGAAAACACAGACGGCAACAGAAACACAAAGATAGAGGACATTTCTTTGTGTAGCTCCGACAGCCAATCACAGCCAGAGACAGAAACTCTAATAGGAAGTGACATCACATCCGGCCCAGTGTCAGAACACAGCATCATCAGGCggagaaacaaacaataa
- the ric3b gene encoding protein RIC-3b isoform X1, translated as MRGAGARHRCRFGYRGASVTPESLSNQISLNMSISTFQKLTVVSCVVLCVALLLPKMLLSRGKRDTPHSEGPAGHFPPMPHRAPVSEERRHFSKAHNPEAIARAKGAATGASTGGKSNLAGQIIPIYGFGILLYILYILFKITSKGKTAKPPKSRFTAVRSENMKRKITDFELAQLQDRLNETKDVIERIISTASAGSDSIGGAVAMDEEQQLLYQLQEITRVMQEGQFVDTVPANPDHSCDREWDGLPGNGGKELNERFCSVHSPHTSANAQMREETSAEMKRPDEQSLSDPDENTDGNRNTKIEDISLCSSDSQSQPETETLIGSDITSGPVSEHSIIRRRNKQ; from the exons ATGCGGGGGGCAGGTGCGCGTCACAGATGCAGATTCGGTTACAGAGGTGCTTCGGTCACTCCCGAGTCACTCTCAAATCAGATATCATTAAACATGTCTATTTCGACATTTCAGAAGCTCACTGTAGTGTCATGCGTGGTGCTGTGCGTCGCGCTTCTGCTGCCTAAAATGCTTTTATCGCGAGGAAAGAGAGACACACCGCACTCCGAAG GGCCCGCAGGTCACTTTCCTCCCATGCCACACCGAGCGCCTGTATCTGAGGAGCGGAGGCACTTCTCCAAAGCCCACAACCCTGAAGCCATCGCCCGGGCCAAAGGAGCCGCTACTGGAGCCAGCACCGGAGGAAAGTCCAACCTCGCAGGGCAGATCATTCCCATCTACGGCTTCGGGATCTTACTCTACATCCTTTACATTCTGTTTAAG ATCACGTCCAAAGGCAAAACAGCGAAACCTCCAAAGAGCCGATTCACTGCTGTCAGATCAGAAAACATGAAGAGGAAAATAA ctgatTTTGAGCTGGCTCAGCTGCAGGACAGACTGAATGAGACGAAGGATGTGATCGAGAGAATCATTTCTACAGCCAGCGCTGgctcagacag TATTGGAGGAGCGGTGGCCATGGATGAGGAGCAGCAGTTACTGTACCAGCTGCAGGAGATCACACGCGTCATGCAGGAGGGACAGTTCGTGGACACAGTCCCAGCAAACCCTGACCACTCCTGCGACCGTGAGTGGGACG GTCTTCCTGGGAACGGTGGGAAGGAGCTTAATGAGCGTTTCTGTAGTGTCCATTCGCCTCACACGAGCGCAAACGCTCAGATGAGAGAAGAGACGAGTGCGGAGATGAAGCGTCCTGATGAACAGTCTCTCAGTGACCCTGATGAAAACACAGACGGCAACAGAAACACAAAGATAGAGGACATTTCTTTGTGTAGCTCCGACAGCCAATCACAGCCAGAGACAGAAACTCTAATAGGAAGTGACATCACATCCGGCCCAGTGTCAGAACACAGCATCATCAGGCggagaaacaaacaataa
- the rpl27a gene encoding large ribosomal subunit protein uL15: protein MPTKKSKTRKLRGHVSHGHGRIGKHRKHPGGRGNAGGMHHHRINFDKYHPGYFGKVGMRHYHLKRNTLFCPTINLDKLWTLVSEQTRVNYGKKPEGPAPIIDVVRAGYFKVLGKGKLPKQPVIVKAKFFSRRAEEKIKGVGGACVLTA from the exons ATG CCAACCAAGAAGTCTAAGACTAGAAAGCTGCGCGGGCACGTCAGCCACGGGCACGGGCGTATCG GCAAGCACAGGAAGCATCCCGGTGGTCGCGGTAATGCTGGAGGCATGCATCATCACAGAATCAATTTTGACAAATA TCATCCAGGTTATTTTGGTAAGGTGGGCATGAGACATTACCACTTGAAGCGAAACACTCTCTTCTGCCCCACCATTAACCTGGACAAGCTGTGGACGCTGGTCAGCGAGCAGACGAGAGTCAACTACGGCAAGAAACCCGAAGGGCCGGCACCCATCATTGATGTCGTGCGAGCT GGCTACTTCAAGGTGTTGGGGAAAGGCAAGCTGCCCAAGCAGCCGGTCATCGTGAAGGCCAAGTTCTTCAGCAGACGGGCTGAGGAGAAGATCAAGGGTGTTGGAGGAGCCTGTGTGCTGACCGCCTAA